From one Bacteroidota bacterium genomic stretch:
- a CDS encoding T9SS type A sorting domain-containing protein produces the protein MRKTIKLLLFMLLFSNQIVGQGFYNHQWLLGSYLFLQDPKGRIVFDSSSFSHIPEFRKMVFWGTEATICDAQGNFLMSSNGVWIANANNDTMLNGSGLNPNGITSNWAFGLPMTSNAMFIPFPGDSTKYLLIHHSATFDGYSYPAYEIYNSTIDMSLDNGLGGVTVKNQILLSDTLNWGIGACKHANGRDWWIVASKNNSDIIYTLLLTPLGLTLMNTQHLILPKPWYNVAQPTFSLDGTKFIYNTYDTTTINSFVVFSDFNRCTGIFSNTQTLQVTNGQLIWGLCQSPINNLFYACSSSRIFQINTDSLTVDTVANYDGFISPPGQTCCATSFWNMYLAANGKIYITSGSGVQHLHEMNYPDSAGLACDVQQHAINLGYAQLRAVPNHPNYNLGPLVGSICDSLSVGLPEQGHDFRFGISPNPTYDGSIKLVYLLPQNQPGLFEVYDITGQLVYKMNLPLWSTLQYIHLPELSNGVYTCVIKSGYERVGKKLVVMR, from the coding sequence ATGAGAAAAACAATAAAACTCTTACTATTTATGCTTTTATTCAGCAATCAAATTGTTGGCCAGGGATTTTATAATCATCAGTGGTTGTTGGGTAGTTATTTGTTTTTGCAAGACCCTAAAGGAAGAATTGTGTTCGATTCTAGTTCATTTTCCCATATTCCTGAGTTTAGAAAAATGGTGTTTTGGGGAACCGAAGCCACCATCTGCGATGCACAAGGAAATTTTTTAATGAGTAGTAATGGAGTTTGGATTGCCAATGCCAACAACGATACGATGTTGAATGGGTCAGGATTGAATCCAAATGGAATAACATCTAACTGGGCTTTCGGATTGCCGATGACTAGTAATGCAATGTTTATTCCTTTTCCTGGAGATTCAACAAAATATTTATTAATTCATCATTCTGCCACATTTGATGGATATTCCTATCCTGCTTATGAAATTTATAATAGTACTATAGATATGTCACTTGATAATGGATTAGGTGGGGTGACAGTGAAAAATCAAATACTTTTATCAGATACATTGAATTGGGGTATAGGGGCTTGCAAACATGCAAACGGTCGTGATTGGTGGATTGTAGCTAGTAAAAATAATAGTGATATAATTTACACTTTACTTCTTACGCCTTTGGGATTAACTCTTATGAATACGCAACATCTTATTCTTCCTAAACCTTGGTATAACGTAGCGCAACCAACCTTTTCTTTAGATGGAACAAAATTTATATATAATACATACGATACAACTACAATAAATAGTTTCGTAGTTTTTTCGGACTTTAATAGATGTACTGGAATTTTTTCAAATACTCAAACACTTCAAGTTACCAATGGTCAATTAATATGGGGGCTTTGTCAAAGTCCTATAAATAATCTATTTTATGCTTGTAGTAGTTCACGAATTTTCCAGATTAACACGGATAGCCTGACAGTTGACACAGTAGCCAACTACGATGGCTTTATTTCTCCTCCCGGGCAAACCTGTTGCGCCACATCCTTCTGGAATATGTATCTAGCCGCAAACGGAAAAATATATATCACCAGTGGTAGTGGAGTTCAGCATTTGCACGAAATGAACTATCCCGACAGTGCTGGTCTTGCCTGTGATGTTCAACAGCATGCAATAAACCTTGGGTACGCACAATTACGAGCTGTCCCCAACCATCCTAATTACAACCTCGGTCCGTTAGTAGGAAGTATTTGTGATAGCCTGAGTGTGGGTTTACCTGAGCAAGGGCATGATTTCAGGTTTGGGATTTCACCTAACCCTACTTATGATGGTAGTATAAAATTAGTGTATTTGCTCCCTCAAAACCAACCCGGCCTGTTTGAAGTATATGATATAACAGGGCAGTTGGTGTATAAAATGAATTTACCGCTCTGGAGTACCTTGCAGTATATTCACTTACCGGAGCTAAGTAATGGAGTGTACACCTGTGTAATTAAAAGTGGGTATGAGAGAGTGGGGAAAAAGTTGGTGGTGATGCGATGA
- a CDS encoding SDR family oxidoreductase, which produces MKILVTGSNGLLGQKLVYALMHRKDITLIACARGENRIHLKEGYIYESVDLNNPQRVEEIIHTHQPHCIIHTAAMTNVDTCELDPPACRINNVDSVNTLLVAAKKHKSHFIYISTDFVFDGTSGPYRETDPIGPLSVYAQSKADAEQLVMDSGLPWTILRTMIIYGVTDDTQRSNVVLWTKKSLEAGTDINVINDQYRGPTLAEDLAEACITAAMDKTEGLFHVSGKEVLSILDIAYKIADHFGLDKKYIHPITTASLKQPALRPLKTGFIIDKATKELNFHPHTLEEGLKIVEEQLSKKQVI; this is translated from the coding sequence ATGAAAATTCTCGTAACAGGTTCTAACGGCTTACTCGGACAAAAACTGGTGTATGCCTTAATGCATCGCAAAGACATTACTCTTATTGCTTGCGCGCGAGGTGAAAACCGTATTCATTTGAAGGAAGGATACATTTACGAAAGTGTTGATTTAAACAACCCACAGCGGGTAGAGGAAATTATCCATACCCATCAACCCCATTGTATCATCCATACTGCGGCCATGACCAATGTGGACACTTGCGAATTGGATCCCCCGGCCTGCAGGATAAATAATGTTGATTCCGTAAACACTTTACTAGTTGCAGCGAAAAAGCATAAGTCACACTTCATTTACATCAGTACTGATTTCGTTTTTGACGGCACTTCCGGACCTTACAGGGAAACAGATCCTATAGGCCCCTTAAGTGTTTATGCGCAATCCAAAGCTGATGCTGAGCAACTCGTCATGGACAGCGGACTTCCATGGACCATACTGCGCACGATGATCATTTATGGAGTGACGGATGATACTCAACGCTCCAACGTTGTACTCTGGACAAAAAAATCACTTGAAGCGGGCACTGACATCAATGTCATCAATGATCAATACCGCGGACCTACCTTAGCGGAAGATCTTGCCGAAGCCTGTATAACCGCCGCGATGGATAAAACAGAAGGCCTTTTTCATGTTTCGGGAAAGGAAGTTTTATCCATTCTTGACATCGCGTATAAAATTGCCGATCACTTTGGGCTGGATAAAAAATACATTCATCCGATCACAACAGCCTCTTTAAAGCAACCGGCTTTACGTCCACTGAAAACCGGCTTTATCATTGATAAGGCTACCAAAGAATTAAATTTTCATCCACATACACTGGAAGAAGGATTAAAGATTGTAGAGGAGCAGCTCAGCAAAAAGCAGGTGATTTAG
- a CDS encoding potassium channel protein has translation MSVGEYYYLRHMHKKHFHFIRKLQIATAMVAGIMIIGIAGFMLIEGYSLSESIYTTIIILSTVGLGVVHTLSDAGRWFVVGLIIISIGTFAYAISLITSYIMEGELQRYFKYKKVLKMISKIENHVIVCGFGRNGKQACDQLLAHNQTFVVIENGEKALHDLREQANYLFIEGDATRDEILQEAGIEKATALITTLPVDSSNVFVVLTARELNPELKIISRASEDTSERKLRRAGANNVIMPDKIGGTHMAALVTRPDVLELIDHITGRINIRLEEIQCNKLKQELKGKSLGELNIRNKTGASIIGYKNASGEYIINPGPDTLMQPDSKFFVLGSVEQIETLLQVLA, from the coding sequence ATGTCTGTTGGCGAATACTACTATCTTCGCCACATGCATAAAAAGCATTTTCATTTTATCCGGAAACTACAGATTGCCACTGCAATGGTAGCCGGAATCATGATTATTGGCATTGCCGGATTTATGCTCATAGAGGGGTATAGTCTGAGCGAATCGATTTACACTACCATCATCATTTTATCTACTGTAGGATTAGGTGTTGTACATACGCTTTCAGATGCAGGACGATGGTTTGTTGTCGGATTAATCATCATCAGTATCGGAACCTTTGCTTATGCCATCTCCCTGATCACCTCCTATATCATGGAAGGGGAATTACAACGCTATTTCAAATATAAAAAAGTCTTGAAAATGATTAGTAAAATCGAAAACCATGTTATTGTTTGCGGGTTTGGAAGAAATGGCAAGCAAGCCTGTGATCAGTTATTGGCCCACAATCAGACTTTTGTTGTAATAGAGAATGGCGAAAAAGCATTACATGATCTCCGCGAACAAGCCAATTATCTTTTCATTGAAGGCGATGCTACGCGGGATGAAATTCTTCAGGAAGCCGGCATCGAAAAGGCCACTGCATTGATCACCACCTTGCCGGTGGATTCTTCCAATGTCTTTGTCGTTTTGACGGCACGGGAACTAAATCCTGAATTAAAAATTATCAGTCGTGCATCGGAAGATACATCTGAAAGAAAACTGCGAAGGGCCGGCGCCAACAATGTCATCATGCCGGATAAAATCGGAGGAACGCATATGGCGGCATTGGTCACACGGCCCGATGTACTTGAACTTATTGATCATATTACGGGCAGAATAAATATCCGGCTGGAAGAAATTCAATGCAACAAACTCAAGCAGGAATTAAAAGGTAAATCATTAGGCGAATTAAATATCAGGAACAAGACAGGTGCCAGCATCATCGGTTACAAAAATGCTTCCGGAGAATACATCATCAATCCCGGACCGGATACATTGATGCAACCCGATTCGAAATTTTTCGTATTAGGGAGTGTAGAGCAAATTGAAACCTTGCTGCAAGTTTTAGCATAA
- a CDS encoding PspC family transcriptional regulator produces the protein MNTIKSWFERQAFGVCDWWGEKLRIKSAAIRMFFIYASFLTVGSPIIIYMIMAFVKKLRNMMQVQRRGSVWDL, from the coding sequence ATAAATACTATTAAATCCTGGTTCGAGCGACAAGCGTTCGGGGTATGTGATTGGTGGGGAGAGAAGCTACGCATCAAATCAGCGGCCATCCGGATGTTTTTTATCTACGCTTCGTTCCTGACCGTGGGTTCCCCTATTATCATTTACATGATCATGGCTTTTGTGAAGAAATTGCGAAACATGATGCAGGTTCAACGGCGCGGCAGTGTTTGGGATTTATAA